In one Arachis duranensis cultivar V14167 chromosome 9, aradu.V14167.gnm2.J7QH, whole genome shotgun sequence genomic region, the following are encoded:
- the LOC107467636 gene encoding putative lipid-transfer protein DIR1, whose product MGSKSASSMVAVAIMALSVVAMLDGSMAQSFCNTSLAELFKCKPAVTPPNPSPPTPECCAVVAKADLQCLCGLKNNPLVPTLGIDLNLAFQIPAKCNLTLPPQC is encoded by the coding sequence ATGGGTTCAAAATCAGCATCGTCAATGGTGGCAGTAGCAATAATGGCATTAAGTGTGGTTGCAATGCTTGATGGTAGCATGGCGCAATCCTTCTGCAACACGTCACTTGCAGAGTTGTTCAAGTGCAAGCCGGCCGTGACGCCGCCAAATCCTTCGCCGCCGACGCCAGAGTGCTGCGCGGTGGTGGCAAAGGCGGACCTGCAATGTCTTTGCGGATTAAAGAATAATCCCTTGGTGCCAACTCTGGGGATCGATCTAAACCTCGCCTTTCAAATCCCTGCAAAGTGTAACCTGACTCTCCCTCCTCAATGTTAA